The Pseudomonas sp. B21-023 genomic interval GGCCAATAGCGGATATTCCGGGCATCGTCTCAGATCGAGCGCTGGTTTACACGGGCAGCGAGTTGCTCGGCGTTTTCCTTGCGCTCCGAATAGCGATCAACCAAGAACGCCTGGCGGTCGCGCAACAGAACGGTGAACTTCACCAGTTCCTCCATGACGTCCACCACGCGATCGTAGTACGGCGAGGGTTTCATCCGCCCGGCGTCATCAAACTCAAAGTAGGCTTTGGGCACCGAAGACTGGTTGGGAATGGTGAACATGCGCATCCAGCGGCCAAGCACGCGCAACTGGTTGACCACGTTGAATGACTGCGAGCCGCCGCATACCTGCATGACCGCCAGGGTCTTGCCTTGAGTGGGGCGAACCGCACCCAGTGCCAGAGGAATCCAGTCGATCTGCGCCTTGAACACTGCTGACATTGCACCGTGGCGCTCTGGCGAGCACCAGACCTGGCCTTCCGACCACTGCACCAGATCACGCAGCTCCTGCACCTTGGGGTGCTCGACAGGCACATCGTCAGGTAGCGGCAGGCCCGAAGGATTGAAGACCTTGGTCTCGGCACCGAAGTGCTCCAGCAGGCGTGCAGCTTCCTCCACCAGCAGGCGACTGAAGGAACGTTCGCGGGTCGATCCATACAGCAACAAGATGCGCGGTTTGTGCTCGCTGGAGCGCGTTGCCCCTGGCGGCAGATCGAACAGCGAGAAATCGAGATTAGGCAGTTGCTCGGACATGTTTCCTCCTGCTCAAAGCGTAGCGATGCGATCCAGCTCGTTTTTGAGCTGCTCACGATCGAGATGTTCGAATGGCAGCGCGAAGAAGGCCTCGCAACGAGACTGGATCCGGGCCAGCGTTGCGCGGAATGCAGCGTCGACCGACGCTTCGTCAGCCACGACAGCGGACGGATCCTCCAGCCCCCAGTGCGTCTTCAGCGCAGGGCCGAAATACACCGGGCAGGCTTCGCCGGCAGCGTTGTCGCAAACGGTGATGACGATGTCAGGAGGACAACGCTCGAACGCGTCATTGCCCTTGCTGCTCAGACCCTCGATCGAGATGCCGGCATGCTGCAAGGTGGTCAGGCTGCGAGGCAACACTTGGCCTTTCGGGTAACTGCCGGAACTGACGGCTTCAAATCCGTGAGGCGCCAGGTGATTGAACATGGCCTCGGAAAGGATGCTGCGGCAGCTATTGGCCGTGCACATGAATAGGACTCGCATGAGGGCTCCTGCGCTTCGTGGCGGGTTTCAGAGGCTGAGGCGCAATGCCAGAGCCGAAAGGGTGATCAATAGAACTGGCAGCGTCAGCAGGATGCCGACT includes:
- the arsH gene encoding arsenical resistance protein ArsH: MSEQLPNLDFSLFDLPPGATRSSEHKPRILLLYGSTRERSFSRLLVEEAARLLEHFGAETKVFNPSGLPLPDDVPVEHPKVQELRDLVQWSEGQVWCSPERHGAMSAVFKAQIDWIPLALGAVRPTQGKTLAVMQVCGGSQSFNVVNQLRVLGRWMRMFTIPNQSSVPKAYFEFDDAGRMKPSPYYDRVVDVMEELVKFTVLLRDRQAFLVDRYSERKENAEQLAARVNQRSI
- a CDS encoding arsenate reductase ArsC — translated: MRVLFMCTANSCRSILSEAMFNHLAPHGFEAVSSGSYPKGQVLPRSLTTLQHAGISIEGLSSKGNDAFERCPPDIVITVCDNAAGEACPVYFGPALKTHWGLEDPSAVVADEASVDAAFRATLARIQSRCEAFFALPFEHLDREQLKNELDRIATL